A genomic stretch from Enterobacteriaceae endosymbiont of Donacia dentata includes:
- the bamD gene encoding outer membrane protein assembly factor BamD: MSILKKKNFITINILILILILFTTGCEYSSTNNKINSKFLLKIKYLESIKFLFNHKYKKALFKFQNFYIKYPYNMYTEKVLIYLIYLNYIDQNFLNVLDFTEEFINSYNDSPFLDYVFYVRIISQISLDQNNEIQNLFRINRSNCNPFYTNLAMRDTYIFIKNYPNSIFIKYLKYQLFNMKKRLRKFDFNIIKFLFKKKMYIASINRCIRFLKYYSSNNIETKLVKKILKESLNQFLK, translated from the coding sequence ATGAGTATTTTAAAAAAAAAAAATTTTATTACCATTAATATTTTAATATTAATATTGATATTATTTACAACTGGTTGTGAATATTCTAGTACTAATAATAAAATAAATTCTAAATTTCTTTTAAAAATAAAATACCTAGAATCAATAAAATTTTTATTTAATCATAAATATAAAAAAGCTTTATTCAAATTTCAAAATTTTTATATAAAATATCCGTATAATATGTATACTGAAAAAGTTTTGATATATTTAATTTATTTAAATTATATTGATCAAAATTTTTTAAATGTTTTAGATTTTACAGAAGAATTTATTAATTCGTATAATGACTCTCCTTTTTTAGATTATGTTTTTTACGTTAGAATTATATCACAAATATCTTTAGATCAAAATAATGAAATACAGAATCTTTTTAGAATAAACAGATCAAATTGTAATCCTTTTTACACTAATTTAGCGATGAGAGATACATATATTTTTATTAAAAATTATCCTAATAGTATTTTTATAAAATATTTAAAATATCAGTTATTTAATATGAAAAAACGTTTAAGAAAATTTGATTTTAATATTATTAAATTTTTATTTAAAAAAAAAATGTATATTGCATCAATTAATAGATGTATAAGATTTTTAAAATATTATTCTTCTAATAATATAGAAACTAAATTAGTAAAAAAAATATTAAAAGAATCTTTAAATCAATTCTTAAAATAA
- a CDS encoding S4 domain-containing protein, with the protein MKNIKLVLKVSSKYNKKRLDIFLSKKIIQFSRSKIKKLIINNFIKINDIIINIPKKKYF; encoded by the coding sequence ATGAAAAATATAAAATTAGTATTAAAAGTTTCTTCTAAATATAACAAAAAAAGATTAGATATATTTCTTTCAAAAAAAATTATACAATTTTCAAGATCTAAAATAAAAAAATTAATCATAAATAATTTTATTAAAATAAATGATATTATTATAAATATACCTAAAAAAAAATATTTTTAA